The Effusibacillus pohliae DSM 22757 nucleotide sequence CATCGCGCACTTCTTAAGATTTGGCGATTGCCAACTGTCTGGAAATCGTTTGAAAAATCGCTCGACATATCCGCGATAATCATTCAACGTCGTTTCGCTGGTTCTTTGCGCCTGTTTGTAAAACAAAAATTCGCGAAGGGCTTCCTGCCAAGTACAATTTACGATTTTGATTTTCGATACTTTCTTTGACAAAACAAAACTCCTCCCGTGATCGATTTTTCGCCACGAGAGGAGCGACAGAATCCGGTCATTCTGTGCGAATCCAGCTATGTTGGAGAAACTCGTTTAGCATTACTGGACTCATCATTTTTACGCTGATTTTACGCCAATTGTTAGGCGAGGGAAAAACGATCGAAAACCGCGTCGTTACGGCATTTTACTGGTGCGGATGAAGGGACTCGAACCCCCACGGTTTCCCGCTGGAACCTAAATCCAGTGCGTCTGCCAATTCCGCCACATCCGCATCGTGATTGTAAAACAATGTTGATTCCGTCCGTTGTGCTAAAGATATTACCACGGATAGAATTCGGTTTTCAAGTGTTCGTTGTTGGAGAATCCGTTTATCTGGAGGAAAATGATTGGAAAAAGCAAATTGTATTCTATCTAAGGGTACGCAAGGGCCCGATGCCGGCAATAATAAAATCCCCCTCCGGCCGATGGCACGGAAGGGAAGGTTGATGCGCAAGCAGAATCCCCACTCGAGTGACCGCTACGAAAGAACGCATCACGGTGGGGATGAGAAACTACATGGCTGGGGAGGTAGGGATCGAACCTACGCATGACGGAGTCAAAGTCCGTTGCCTTACCGCTTGGCGACTCCCCAATCAAAATCTGCCTACCAACAAAAAATTCATTGGAGGCAGGACGGTCTGTCCTGATCGCTATTGTCACCAAACCAATGCTTTGCTGTTGCCAAGCTATCTGTAATACCACATGATGCGGAAATCCCTTGACCGGCAGGATTTTCGCAGTCCCCGCAAGCACTCGGCAACTCGCCGAAGCCTGGAACCGCCCTTGCGGGAATTAGCTGGGGTGAGTGATGGGAATCGAACCCACGAATGCCGGAGCCACAATCCGGTGCGTTAGCCACTTCGCCACACTCACCATGAATGGCAGGGGCAGCAGGATTCGAACCCACGACATGCGGTTTTGGAGACCGCCGTTCTACCAACTGAACTATGCCCCTGTATATTACCCCAAAAAGTGAAGTAAAGCTTCAAAGTTAATTCCGAGTACTTTTTGGGGACCCCGGAAAATTACCCCAGGAAGTGACGCAGCACTTCGCAGCATATTCCGAGTACTTTGGGAAATCCCTGAATACTCTAGAACTGGTGGAGGGAGAAGGATTCGAACCTTCGAAGGCGAAGCCAACGGATTTACAGTCCGCCCCATTTGACCACTTTGGTATCCCTCCGGCAACTGGAGCCAGCGACAGGAATCGAACCCGCGACCTACTGATTACAAGTCAGTTGCTCTACCTACTGAGCTACGCTGGCATTATAGATCCCCCAGCAAAGTACCCGGAATACGCTGCATGGAGTGACCCGACACTTGAGTGCCACGGCACGACTTGTACCCAATGGGAACAATGCTTAACGTCACTTTGCTGGGGCTTTTGGCTCCTCGAGTAGGATTCGAACCTACGACCCTCCGGTTAACAGCCGGATGCTCTACCGCTGAGCTATCGAGGAACAGTTGAGACATCTTGTAGAATACCATGGACATCCGCTTTCCGTCAAGACCAATCGATTCCAGTTCAGGAACCCCCGACTTGAACGACGAGAATAATGGTACCATGGGCCCCAACTGATCTCAACGTTATTTTTCACCATCATTCCAACAAAATTGCACAAGGATCTTTGTTAATCAAATCTTTCTCGCGGTTACGCTGATTTCATCCAAAAACGGACTCCGTTCGACCGGTTCTCCCCGGTAGCGCTGCGGTGCAGACAGAAACACCCGCTCTTTCGCCCGTGTAATTCCGACATACAGCAGGCGCCGTTCTTCTTCCAACGATGCGTCCGCATCCTTCTCTTTCAGCGACTTGCCGTGCGGCACCATGCCTTTCACCAGACCGATCAGAAATACGGTGCGAAATTCCAGTCCTTTCGCTTTGTGAAACGTCATCAACCGGATGCCGCGCTCCGATTTTCTTGCGTTCCGCAATGTCTCGCTGACCGCCTCCACATGCAGCAAAAAATCGGTCACCGACTCAAACGGCAGCACCGCTTGTTCCAATCCATCGACCGGTTCAAACAGATGTTCTTTTTTTTGCCCGGTACGCTCTGCGTACTCTTCGAGAAATTGATCGTAGCCGACTTGCTTACGGATCAGGCGCAAAGCGTCCTTCGGCGGCAGTCGCGAGATTTTTTTCAAATCCCAGGCCAGGTCTTCCAACTTTCTCCGTTTCCACGCTTCCAGTCCGGGCAATTTCATCAGCGCCTGCAAATAAGACCGCTGTTCGGAATCGAGATCGGCGGTTGCGATATGTGCCATCCAGGCGTCCGGATACAGATATCGTTTTGGGCGGTTGATAATCTGCATCAGTGAATCTAAATCAAGCGGATCGGTCGCCAGTTTGAAATAGCAAAGAATATCACGGATCTGCCACTGATGATAAAAACTGCCCTCCGCATCCCGGATCGCGAAAGGAATTTTGCGCCGAACCAATTCATCGACCAACGCCCGAGCCTGCATGTGGGTTCGATACAGCACGGCGATGTCATCCACTGGATCACCGCATTGGATCCGCTGTTCAATCCGTTCCAACACCTGCTCCGCTTCCGACCGTTCGTCCTCAGGCATTTCCAGCACGGGAAGTTCGCCCTGTTTGCCGGTTCCTGTCAACTTTTTCGGGTGCCGTTTGCGATTGCAGGTGATCAGCGACGAGGCGGCCTCAATAATCGGATCGACCGAGCGGTAATTGGTTCCGAGTACCACTGTTTTCGCATTCGGATATTCATGCTGAAACGACAGCAGATAATCGACCCTCGCCCCCCGGAACCGGTAGATCGACTGGTCGTCGTCCCCGACGATGCAAAGCTCTCCGTCGGCCGCAAGAATTTTCAACACTTCGTACTGGACGTAATTGGTATCCTGAAATTCGTCCACCAACAGATGCCGGTACTTGCTGGCGTATTGCTGCCGGACATCCTGCCGCGATAGAAGCAGGCGGTAGCATTCCACCAGGATATC carries:
- a CDS encoding ATP-dependent helicase, encoding MTREEKFFSDLGRSGIELNQSQKEAVAHVGGPLVVFAGPGSGKTTVLTCRASYLMQVAEVQPRQILIVTFTKAAAEEMQNRLAALPGIGPLKAQSCEAGTFHSIFLRILLRTYGNVPRLLNEWEQKQVIRELLRAEGQDGDEEAANDLLAKIGLCKNNLILPQQIRPKKKENVEFKRRYQQYEDWKKNHKRWDYDDILVECYRLLLSRQDVRQQYASKYRHLLVDEFQDTNYVQYEVLKILAADGELCIVGDDDQSIYRFRGARVDYLLSFQHEYPNAKTVVLGTNYRSVDPIIEAASSLITCNRKRHPKKLTGTGKQGELPVLEMPEDERSEAEQVLERIEQRIQCGDPVDDIAVLYRTHMQARALVDELVRRKIPFAIRDAEGSFYHQWQIRDILCYFKLATDPLDLDSLMQIINRPKRYLYPDAWMAHIATADLDSEQRSYLQALMKLPGLEAWKRRKLEDLAWDLKKISRLPPKDALRLIRKQVGYDQFLEEYAERTGQKKEHLFEPVDGLEQAVLPFESVTDFLLHVEAVSETLRNARKSERGIRLMTFHKAKGLEFRTVFLIGLVKGMVPHGKSLKEKDADASLEEERRLLYVGITRAKERVFLSAPQRYRGEPVERSPFLDEISVTARKI